A genomic stretch from Sporichthyaceae bacterium includes:
- a CDS encoding 5'/3'-nucleotidase SurE gives MTSHVRPHLLAALMVGAIAVSGVAVGVDRAAAKPTASAPLRILLTNDDGPTASGGYLTELRDALCAAGNAVTVVVPATDQSGNGTRITVKGTLTAAKSTFTCGSGEGTEYAVSTSIPANASPPDAVLFGLKVLFADSPPDLVVSGMNPGANVGRVTNHSGTVGAAVTAMEQGVPAIAVSMQWNALDATRGFTGAAAARPAANSFVVDLIKTLQRDESGHTLLSGGGLNINWPVVYDKVGLQLVPPTGVQLTRVGSADAITLGYTPLVGDKYAVAVGLCKLPNPCAAETRKDADTTALDNNRVSVSSLDGDWSTGVGADLSKVLREMRVG, from the coding sequence ATGACCAGTCATGTACGGCCGCACCTGCTGGCGGCGCTGATGGTGGGGGCTATCGCGGTGTCCGGCGTCGCGGTGGGCGTGGACCGGGCCGCGGCGAAGCCGACCGCGTCCGCGCCGTTGCGGATCCTGCTCACCAACGACGACGGTCCGACCGCCAGCGGTGGGTACCTCACCGAACTGCGCGATGCGCTGTGCGCTGCCGGCAACGCGGTCACCGTCGTGGTGCCCGCGACCGATCAGAGTGGTAACGGCACCCGGATCACGGTGAAGGGCACGCTGACCGCGGCGAAAAGCACGTTCACCTGCGGCTCGGGGGAGGGCACCGAGTACGCGGTCAGCACGTCCATCCCGGCCAACGCCTCGCCCCCGGACGCCGTGCTGTTCGGCCTCAAGGTGCTCTTCGCCGATTCCCCGCCGGACCTGGTGGTGTCCGGGATGAATCCGGGCGCCAACGTCGGGCGGGTCACCAATCACTCCGGCACGGTCGGCGCCGCGGTGACCGCGATGGAGCAGGGCGTGCCCGCGATCGCGGTGAGCATGCAATGGAACGCGCTGGATGCCACGCGGGGCTTCACCGGCGCGGCGGCCGCCCGGCCCGCGGCGAACTCCTTCGTCGTCGATTTGATCAAGACCCTGCAGCGGGACGAGTCGGGCCACACGTTGTTGTCCGGCGGCGGGCTGAACATCAACTGGCCGGTGGTCTACGACAAGGTTGGTCTGCAGCTCGTCCCACCCACGGGGGTGCAGCTGACCCGGGTCGGCTCCGCCGATGCCATCACCCTGGGCTACACACCGCTGGTCGGCGACAAGTACGCCGTCGCCGTCGGCCTGTGCAAGCTGCCCAACCCGTGCGCGGCCGAGACCCGTAAGGACGCGGACACCACCGCGCTGGACAACAACCGGGTCAGCGTCTCCTCGCTGGACGGCGACTGGTCCACCGGCGTTGGTGCGGACCTCAGCAAGGTGTTGCGGGAGATGCGCGTCGGTTAG
- a CDS encoding oligosaccharide flippase family protein, which yields MDAEPAVNFSNLPSSPAMDLDLGARWHHQVRRPSGSGRMSAQLGVTRAAAGLLTTVWLAVVAHQLTVDQFGQVTLVLSLGSLVSIGTDLGIPLALSKVACDHDRVDSGAVRRAVLTRLVAGLVAGLVLIALWVNSAQADRWWMAGLYSISVAVTPLGGSFLALLRGRAIGIVEAAYNVLSKLALLVVGAATLAAGWKPSGVIAAFVLVDVVSSLALPVLVKPRLTLTPDPDPLQRAELRLRATLPLAAAGIIGSAYERVDIWLLAMLKGSGSVAIYVAAYKFYDTVLLPAMAMASAAVAAVGSDLAGNARPVARRLALRATAVAAPIALVVALLSPRLLRAAFGDHYGSASTAVNILMLASLPGAALSVITPIALLCRRDYIARLTLAGLAGNVIANLALVPAVGIKGAAMAFLITDVALLAAFYTALPTAAPAMSGPAPAPSTP from the coding sequence ATGGATGCCGAGCCGGCGGTGAACTTCTCGAACCTGCCATCATCACCGGCCATGGACCTGGACCTCGGCGCGCGGTGGCACCATCAGGTGCGCAGGCCGTCGGGCTCCGGCCGCATGAGTGCCCAGCTGGGCGTCACCCGAGCGGCCGCCGGGCTGCTGACCACCGTCTGGCTGGCTGTTGTCGCGCACCAACTGACGGTTGATCAGTTCGGCCAGGTGACGCTGGTCCTCAGCCTCGGGTCACTGGTGAGCATCGGCACCGATCTGGGTATCCCGTTGGCCCTGTCGAAGGTGGCCTGCGACCACGATCGGGTCGACTCCGGAGCGGTCCGCCGGGCGGTGCTGACCCGGTTGGTGGCCGGGCTGGTGGCGGGCCTGGTGCTGATCGCGCTCTGGGTCAACTCGGCGCAGGCCGATCGGTGGTGGATGGCCGGGCTGTACTCGATCTCGGTCGCGGTCACGCCGCTGGGTGGCTCGTTCCTGGCACTGCTGCGCGGGCGGGCCATCGGCATCGTCGAGGCCGCGTACAACGTGCTCTCCAAGCTGGCGCTGCTGGTTGTGGGCGCGGCGACGCTGGCCGCGGGCTGGAAGCCGTCCGGGGTGATTGCGGCGTTCGTGCTGGTCGACGTCGTCTCGTCGCTGGCGTTGCCGGTGCTGGTCAAGCCGCGGCTGACGCTGACCCCGGACCCGGATCCGTTACAGCGCGCGGAACTGCGGCTGCGGGCCACGCTGCCGCTGGCCGCGGCGGGCATCATCGGCAGCGCCTACGAGCGGGTCGACATCTGGCTGCTGGCAATGCTGAAGGGCAGCGGGTCGGTGGCGATCTACGTCGCGGCGTACAAGTTCTACGACACCGTGCTGCTGCCGGCCATGGCGATGGCCTCGGCCGCGGTCGCCGCGGTGGGTTCGGACCTGGCCGGCAACGCCCGCCCGGTGGCCCGACGACTGGCGCTGCGCGCGACGGCCGTGGCCGCCCCGATCGCGCTGGTCGTGGCGCTGCTCTCGCCCCGACTGCTGCGCGCGGCATTCGGCGACCACTACGGGTCGGCCAGCACCGCAGTTAACATCCTCATGCTGGCCAGCCTGCCCGGCGCGGCGCTCAGCGTGATCACCCCGATCGCTCTGCTCTGCCGGCGCGATTACATTGCCCGGCTGACCCTGGCCGGGCTGGCCGGGAACGTCATCGCCAATCTGGCGCTGGTGCCTGCGGTTGGCATCAAGGGTGCGGCCATGGCCTTCTTGATCACCGACGTCGCGCTGCTGGCCGCCTTCTACACCGCGCTGCCGACGGCCGCGCCGGCCATGTCCGGACCGGCGCCGGCGCCCAGCACGCCGTAA
- a CDS encoding PIG-L family deacetylase — translation MTDRPLTLMAVHAHPDDEASSTGGMFARSAGEGIRTVLVTCTDGRCGDMPDGVKPGEPGHDPDAVVALRQAELEESCAILGVDDVELLGYHDSGMMGWDANSAAGAFWAAPVDDAAARLAALMLRYRPDVVITYDENGFYGHPDHIQAHRITMAAVDRLAPEVAPAKVYWTTVPQEWMAEFAARMRENGADWDADGDLPPLGLPAAEITTWIDNREFAERKYRALAAHASQPDNQFFLRLELPLFTEMMGIETFLRVRDTTNQPAGRETDLFAGLR, via the coding sequence GTGACCGATCGCCCGCTGACCCTGATGGCCGTGCACGCCCACCCCGACGACGAGGCCAGCAGTACCGGTGGCATGTTCGCGCGCAGTGCCGGCGAGGGCATCCGAACCGTCCTCGTCACCTGCACCGACGGCCGATGCGGCGACATGCCCGATGGCGTCAAGCCGGGCGAGCCGGGACACGACCCGGACGCGGTGGTGGCACTGCGCCAGGCCGAGCTCGAGGAGAGCTGCGCGATCCTCGGCGTCGACGACGTGGAACTGCTCGGCTACCACGACTCCGGGATGATGGGGTGGGACGCCAACAGCGCGGCCGGTGCGTTCTGGGCCGCCCCGGTGGATGACGCGGCGGCGCGGTTGGCCGCGCTGATGCTGCGCTACCGACCCGATGTCGTCATCACCTACGACGAGAACGGGTTCTACGGACACCCCGATCACATTCAGGCGCACCGCATCACCATGGCGGCCGTCGACCGGCTCGCACCCGAGGTCGCGCCGGCCAAGGTGTACTGGACCACCGTCCCGCAGGAGTGGATGGCGGAGTTCGCCGCGCGGATGCGGGAGAACGGCGCCGACTGGGACGCCGACGGTGACCTGCCGCCGCTGGGCCTGCCCGCCGCCGAGATCACCACGTGGATCGACAACCGTGAGTTCGCCGAGCGCAAGTACCGGGCACTCGCCGCACACGCCAGCCAGCCGGACAATCAGTTCTTCCTGCGCCTCGAGCTGCCGCTGTTCACCGAGATGATGGGGATCGAGACGTTCCTGCGGGTGCGCGACACAACGAACCAGCCGGCCGGGCGGGAGACGGATCTGTTCGCCGGCCTTCGGTGA
- a CDS encoding methyltransferase: protein MRTYVMHQQLLEHLPPPPAAVLDVGGGAGHQSFPLATLGYRVTLLDPSAAMLDKARERLRRLPEDAQSRLTLIEAEGAHADEAVNSQRFAAVLCHGVLGYLEDPAPVMDQLCRCAAPGGLVSILAGNADAAAVRPALERRWADALAAFDARSEIGVLGLPTRADTVAELSEQLRARGVQPLRWYGVWHFVDWLDLGGVPVDPSDSAQIQAAAAVELEAGRRDPYRQLSRIFHLLGRKQ from the coding sequence GTGCGCACCTACGTCATGCACCAGCAACTGCTGGAACACCTGCCGCCACCGCCGGCGGCCGTGCTCGACGTCGGTGGCGGCGCGGGCCACCAGTCCTTTCCGTTGGCCACCCTCGGGTACCGCGTCACGCTGCTCGACCCGTCCGCGGCGATGCTGGACAAGGCCCGCGAACGACTGCGACGACTGCCCGAGGACGCGCAGTCCCGCCTGACCCTCATCGAGGCCGAGGGCGCGCACGCGGACGAGGCGGTGAACAGTCAGCGCTTCGCCGCCGTGCTGTGCCACGGCGTGCTCGGATATCTGGAAGACCCGGCGCCGGTGATGGACCAGCTCTGCCGCTGCGCCGCCCCGGGCGGCCTGGTCTCGATCCTGGCCGGCAATGCCGACGCCGCGGCGGTGCGCCCCGCGCTGGAGCGCCGCTGGGCGGACGCACTGGCTGCCTTCGACGCCCGCAGCGAGATCGGCGTGCTCGGGTTGCCGACACGCGCCGACACAGTGGCGGAACTCAGCGAGCAACTGCGGGCCCGCGGCGTGCAACCGCTGCGCTGGTACGGGGTATGGCACTTCGTCGACTGGCTCGACCTGGGCGGAGTGCCGGTGGACCCGAGCGACTCAGCGCAGATCCAAGCCGCGGCCGCCGTCGAACTCGAAGCCGGCCGCCGCGACCCCTACCGCCAACTCAGTCGGATCTTCCATCTCCTCGGCCGCAAGCAGTGA
- a CDS encoding GXWXG domain-containing protein has product MTTISPADTLRDLEHGATTTQALLFFDSLPAVSIEEMLGEWAGGEIPTGHPMNGLLGPMGWHGKRFDAADDVHPLVMDGRDGGRYSLNPGFLPVPTLLRFRALLNNPTLQRVVRSLAPALRTRAPKARLRMLSYRGVLTATMCYDQLPIHDVFRKVDENTVLGAMDLRGTADPLVFFLRREV; this is encoded by the coding sequence ATGACGACGATCTCCCCCGCCGACACCCTGCGCGACCTCGAGCACGGTGCCACCACCACACAGGCTCTGCTGTTCTTCGACTCGCTGCCCGCGGTGAGCATCGAGGAGATGCTCGGGGAGTGGGCCGGCGGCGAGATCCCCACCGGCCACCCGATGAACGGCCTGCTCGGACCCATGGGCTGGCACGGAAAGCGCTTCGACGCCGCGGATGACGTCCACCCGCTGGTGATGGACGGACGCGACGGTGGCCGGTACAGCCTGAACCCGGGATTCCTCCCGGTGCCGACGTTGCTGCGGTTCCGCGCCCTGCTGAACAATCCCACGCTGCAGCGGGTGGTCCGGTCGTTGGCCCCGGCGCTGCGCACCCGGGCGCCGAAAGCACGGCTGCGCATGCTCTCCTACCGCGGCGTGCTGACCGCGACCATGTGTTACGACCAGCTGCCGATCCACGACGTGTTCCGCAAGGTCGACGAGAACACCGTGCTCGGCGCCATGGACCTACGTGGCACCGCCGATCCGCTGGTGTTCTTCCTGCGCCGCGAGGTTTAG
- a CDS encoding LLM class flavin-dependent oxidoreductase, which translates to MKLALYLPNFRTKVTLKELEDLTALAEELDFDSVWTLDRIVVPEASDRMELQHSFGMMTEFPKGMPVASRGEWFQGAPLIPWLAAKTSKVRIGMSIIDTPYRAPGVLATELATIDHLANGRLNVGVGSGWMPEEFAAASASHIFPRRHAHLRETIEIMQGVWSNELFEYHGEFADFGLCGFGHKPLQKPGPPIYFSGLKDAKRSAKRIAKYGLQGWIGIQDTPDQIKAWKSEITQELGELGHPLPDNFDMVSMIWFVITDVEMDQSDAGKGTNLLVGTVGQITDRLKAYHEAGLDMPLLWPPFNDVPTEKTIADIRVLAEEILPKVNAG; encoded by the coding sequence ATGAAGCTCGCTCTCTACTTGCCGAACTTCCGCACCAAGGTGACCCTCAAGGAGCTCGAGGACCTGACCGCGCTCGCGGAGGAACTCGATTTCGATTCCGTGTGGACGCTGGACCGGATCGTCGTTCCCGAGGCGTCCGACCGCATGGAGCTGCAGCACTCCTTCGGCATGATGACCGAGTTCCCCAAGGGCATGCCGGTGGCCTCCCGCGGCGAGTGGTTCCAGGGGGCGCCGCTGATCCCGTGGCTCGCCGCCAAGACGTCCAAGGTTCGGATCGGCATGAGCATCATCGACACGCCCTACCGGGCGCCCGGCGTGCTCGCCACCGAGCTGGCCACCATCGACCATCTGGCCAACGGCCGGCTGAACGTGGGCGTGGGCTCGGGCTGGATGCCCGAGGAATTCGCGGCCGCCAGCGCCTCGCACATCTTCCCGCGCCGGCATGCGCACCTGCGGGAGACCATCGAGATCATGCAGGGCGTGTGGAGCAACGAGCTGTTCGAGTACCACGGTGAGTTCGCCGACTTCGGCCTGTGCGGGTTCGGCCACAAGCCCCTGCAGAAGCCCGGCCCGCCGATCTACTTCAGTGGTCTGAAGGACGCGAAGCGTTCGGCGAAGCGCATCGCCAAGTACGGTCTGCAGGGCTGGATCGGCATCCAGGACACCCCGGATCAGATCAAGGCCTGGAAGTCCGAGATCACCCAGGAGCTCGGCGAGCTCGGCCATCCGCTGCCGGACAACTTCGACATGGTCAGCATGATCTGGTTCGTGATCACCGACGTCGAGATGGACCAGAGCGACGCCGGCAAGGGCACCAACCTGCTGGTGGGCACCGTCGGTCAGATCACCGACCGGCTCAAGGCGTACCACGAGGCCGGTCTGGACATGCCGCTGCTCTGGCCGCCGTTCAACGACGTGCCGACCGAGAAGACCATCGCGGACATCCGCGTCCTCGCCGAGGAGATTTTGCCCAAGGTCAACGCGGGCTGA
- a CDS encoding helix-turn-helix domain-containing protein, with protein sequence MAALDLLGRRWTLRVLWELHDGRLGFRELQARCDGMSSSVLRTRLVELVAEGLLAQDTTGYRLTPIGAELAEAIGPLNAWAQRWKGPRPPARSGAR encoded by the coding sequence ATGGCTGCCCTCGACCTGCTCGGTCGGCGCTGGACGTTGCGGGTGCTGTGGGAGTTGCACGACGGCCGGCTCGGCTTCCGCGAACTCCAGGCGCGATGTGACGGGATGTCATCCTCGGTGCTGCGCACCCGGCTGGTGGAGCTCGTCGCCGAAGGGCTGCTGGCGCAGGACACGACGGGCTACCGGCTGACCCCGATCGGCGCGGAGCTGGCCGAGGCCATCGGGCCGCTGAACGCCTGGGCGCAGCGATGGAAAGGCCCCCGGCCGCCGGCGCGGTCCGGGGCCCGATAA
- a CDS encoding MBL fold metallo-hydrolase, whose amino-acid sequence MPNDGLRAVNVYAIDGGAEGGCVLIDGGWAVAEAQEALEAALDGIGYALSDIRRILVTHAHRDHYTLGVTLQRTLGTRLAIGIGERENVEVAMVDANSSSARVLPSLGAAHLSAAWDSLYSQEDRERSSASFGLPDEWLADGQVLDAGTRTLTAIQTPGHTHGHLVYLDPTASVLFTGDHVLPHITPSVGFESARVDNPLGDFLRSLHLLLTHPDAVMMPAHGAPADSVHKRVHELIAHHDKRLADTLAAAQAGAGTAYEAARRLGWTRRDTPFDKLDPFNQILAIGETNAHLVVLSERGHLLRSVDGNGLITYEPVPPRQRNP is encoded by the coding sequence ATGCCCAACGACGGGCTGCGCGCCGTCAACGTGTACGCGATCGACGGTGGCGCCGAGGGCGGGTGCGTGCTGATCGACGGCGGCTGGGCGGTGGCCGAGGCGCAGGAGGCGCTGGAGGCGGCGCTCGACGGCATCGGCTACGCGCTGTCGGACATCCGGCGCATCCTCGTCACGCACGCGCATCGCGATCACTACACGCTCGGGGTGACGCTGCAGCGCACCCTCGGCACCCGGTTGGCAATCGGTATCGGCGAGCGCGAGAACGTCGAGGTGGCCATGGTGGACGCCAACAGCTCGTCGGCCCGGGTGCTGCCCAGCCTCGGCGCCGCACATCTGAGTGCAGCCTGGGACAGCCTGTACAGCCAGGAGGACCGGGAACGTTCGTCCGCCTCGTTCGGGTTGCCGGACGAGTGGTTGGCCGACGGGCAGGTATTGGACGCGGGCACCCGCACGCTGACCGCGATTCAGACACCCGGCCACACCCACGGGCACCTGGTCTACCTGGACCCCACGGCGTCCGTGTTGTTCACCGGCGACCATGTACTGCCGCACATCACCCCGTCCGTCGGCTTCGAGTCTGCGCGGGTGGACAACCCGCTGGGCGACTTCCTGCGCTCGCTGCATCTGCTGCTGACCCACCCGGACGCGGTGATGATGCCTGCGCACGGCGCGCCCGCGGACAGCGTGCACAAGCGGGTGCACGAACTGATTGCCCATCACGATAAGCGGCTGGCCGACACCCTGGCCGCGGCCCAAGCGGGCGCGGGCACGGCCTACGAGGCGGCGCGCCGGCTGGGCTGGACGCGGCGGGACACACCGTTCGACAAGCTCGACCCGTTCAACCAGATCCTGGCCATCGGCGAGACCAACGCCCACCTCGTGGTGCTGAGCGAACGCGGGCATCTCCTTCGCTCGGTGGACGGCAACGGGCTGATCACCTACGAGCCGGTGCCGCCGCGCCAGCGGAATCCGTGA
- a CDS encoding DUF899 domain-containing protein encodes MDTPTIVDRAQWEDARDRLLVQEKSLTRARDALAAQRRRMPWMAVDTEYTFLGPDGPVGLRDLFAGRRQLIVYRAFFEPDVHGWPEHACRGCSMIADHTGHLAHLNARDTTLVFVSRAGQVEIAGLKQRMGWSMPWYTLTDNFDLDFGVEAWHGTNAFIHSDDRVFRTYFINNRGDEALGNTWSYLDITALGRQEDWEDSPDGYPQTPAYQWWNWHDTYASAQEQGWADTVERGVAAFTDSAGAAAPARR; translated from the coding sequence ATGGACACCCCAACGATCGTTGACCGCGCGCAGTGGGAAGACGCCCGGGACCGCCTGCTGGTCCAGGAGAAGAGCCTGACCCGGGCCCGCGACGCGCTGGCCGCGCAGCGCCGCCGCATGCCGTGGATGGCCGTCGACACCGAGTACACGTTCCTCGGCCCGGACGGGCCGGTCGGGCTGCGGGACCTGTTCGCGGGTCGCCGCCAGCTGATCGTCTACCGGGCCTTCTTCGAGCCAGACGTGCACGGCTGGCCCGAGCACGCCTGCCGCGGCTGCTCGATGATCGCCGACCACACCGGGCACCTGGCACACCTCAACGCCCGCGACACCACCCTCGTCTTCGTCTCCCGGGCCGGTCAGGTTGAGATCGCGGGCCTGAAACAACGCATGGGCTGGTCCATGCCCTGGTACACCCTCACCGACAACTTCGACCTCGACTTCGGCGTCGAGGCATGGCACGGCACCAACGCCTTCATCCACTCCGATGACCGGGTGTTCCGCACCTACTTCATCAACAACCGTGGCGACGAGGCGTTGGGCAACACCTGGAGCTATCTGGACATCACCGCGCTGGGTCGCCAGGAGGACTGGGAGGACTCCCCGGACGGGTACCCGCAGACCCCCGCGTACCAGTGGTGGAACTGGCACGACACCTACGCATCGGCGCAGGAGCAGGGCTGGGCCGACACCGTCGAGCGCGGCGTCGCCGCCTTCACGGATTCCGCTGGCGCGGCGGCACCGGCTCGTAGGTGA
- a CDS encoding sigma-70 family RNA polymerase sigma factor: MASELITKARAGDTDAFQQLVAPYRRELHVHCYRMLGSFHDAEDAVQDTLLAAWQHLAEFEARASVRTWLYRIATNRCLNALRAARRRPETEWTVPGVHPPQPSGLDEVVWLEPYPDALLSDRIEPGPEARYEQSEAISLAFITALQLLPARQRAVLILRDVLGYHADEVADLLGTSTESVTSALKRARATLSRHSHDPGEPAPAPESPAEAALVAAFVAAYQSSDIAGLVALMTDDVRVSMPPMPFVYSGRDLAGRFFAALAAGGRVYHLVPTRANGQLAFGAYLQSPTGGIRHGAGLLVLTVTGDRIAALTRFESGMLDAFGLPRALPC, encoded by the coding sequence ATGGCGAGCGAACTGATCACGAAAGCGCGGGCGGGTGACACCGACGCCTTCCAGCAACTGGTGGCGCCCTACCGGCGGGAACTGCACGTGCACTGCTACCGGATGCTCGGTTCCTTCCACGACGCCGAGGACGCGGTGCAGGACACGCTGCTCGCGGCCTGGCAGCACCTCGCCGAGTTCGAGGCTCGCGCCTCGGTGCGCACCTGGCTGTACCGGATCGCCACCAACCGATGCCTCAACGCGCTGCGCGCGGCGCGGCGACGACCCGAGACGGAGTGGACCGTGCCCGGAGTGCACCCGCCCCAGCCCAGTGGCCTGGACGAGGTCGTCTGGCTCGAGCCGTATCCCGACGCGTTGCTGTCCGACCGCATCGAGCCCGGGCCGGAGGCACGCTACGAACAGAGCGAGGCTATTTCGTTGGCCTTCATCACCGCCCTGCAACTGCTGCCGGCGCGGCAGCGGGCCGTGCTGATCCTGCGTGACGTGTTGGGCTACCACGCCGACGAGGTCGCGGACCTGCTCGGGACCAGCACCGAGTCGGTGACCAGCGCACTCAAACGCGCGCGGGCCACGCTGAGCCGTCATTCCCACGATCCGGGCGAGCCGGCGCCCGCCCCCGAATCACCCGCCGAGGCGGCTTTGGTCGCGGCGTTCGTGGCGGCGTATCAGTCCAGTGACATCGCCGGTCTGGTGGCGCTGATGACCGATGACGTGCGGGTGTCCATGCCGCCGATGCCATTCGTGTATTCCGGGCGCGATCTCGCGGGTCGGTTCTTCGCGGCGCTGGCCGCCGGCGGCCGCGTGTACCACCTGGTGCCGACGCGGGCCAACGGACAACTCGCGTTCGGTGCCTACCTGCAGAGCCCCACCGGCGGCATCCGGCACGGTGCCGGGCTACTGGTGCTCACGGTCACCGGGGACCGCATCGCCGCGCTCACCCGCTTCGAATCCGGCATGCTCGACGCCTTCGGATTGCCACGCGCGCTGCCGTGCTGA
- a CDS encoding DUF3037 domain-containing protein: protein MTVPQRHVFEYATLQVVPRVERGERMNAGLLLYCKALDYLGARVHLDVDRLLALDPSADTAAVLRGLEAATHTCAGEGPAAGEDLLRRFRWLTAPRSTVVQPGPVHTGLTSDPGAEADRLMAVLVLRVQ from the coding sequence GTGACTGTGCCGCAACGACACGTCTTCGAGTACGCAACCCTGCAGGTGGTGCCGCGGGTGGAACGCGGGGAACGGATGAACGCGGGCCTTTTGCTGTACTGCAAGGCATTGGACTACCTCGGGGCTCGGGTGCACCTCGACGTCGATCGGCTGCTTGCCCTCGACCCGTCCGCGGATACCGCGGCGGTGCTGCGCGGGTTGGAGGCGGCGACGCACACCTGCGCGGGGGAGGGCCCCGCCGCCGGCGAGGACCTGCTGCGCCGCTTCCGCTGGCTCACCGCGCCGCGCAGCACCGTGGTCCAACCCGGGCCGGTGCACACCGGTCTCACCAGCGATCCGGGTGCCGAGGCCGACCGGTTGATGGCGGTGCTGGTGCTCAGGGTGCAGTGA
- a CDS encoding HipA family kinase, with product MLTATRYITPLREGGSLPGLMETDDLGTYVVKFHGAGQGRKVLIAEVICTGLARALGLPVPDLGLVDLDPLLAPAEPDEEVQDLLRRSAGLNLGIDFLPGSLDFDPAVFEGDPALSGRVLWFDALVQNMDRSWRNPNMLHWHGHLVLIDHGAALVFHHEWSRAEASVARPYDAEQHALIRYSPDVTAASTDLARLVTDETLTAAVADVPDLWLVDEPGFDSAAQVRAAYVARLRARLAAEADWLPALAACAARAPVPDKTAVPTRARPAWLRGRRR from the coding sequence GTGCTGACGGCCACGCGCTACATCACGCCGCTGCGGGAGGGCGGATCGCTGCCGGGGTTGATGGAGACCGATGACCTCGGTACGTACGTGGTGAAGTTCCACGGCGCCGGGCAGGGCCGTAAGGTGCTGATCGCCGAGGTGATCTGCACGGGCCTGGCCCGAGCGCTCGGCCTGCCGGTGCCCGACCTCGGCCTCGTCGACCTCGATCCGCTGCTGGCGCCCGCCGAGCCCGACGAGGAAGTGCAGGATCTGCTGCGCCGCAGCGCCGGGCTGAACCTCGGCATCGACTTTCTGCCCGGCTCGCTGGATTTCGACCCGGCTGTGTTCGAGGGCGACCCGGCACTGTCCGGACGGGTGCTGTGGTTTGACGCCCTGGTGCAGAACATGGACCGGTCCTGGCGCAACCCGAACATGCTGCACTGGCACGGTCATCTGGTGCTGATCGATCACGGCGCGGCGTTGGTGTTTCACCACGAATGGAGCCGGGCCGAGGCCTCGGTCGCCCGCCCGTACGACGCCGAGCAGCACGCGCTGATCCGCTACTCGCCGGACGTGACGGCGGCTTCGACCGACCTCGCCCGGTTGGTCACCGACGAGACGCTGACGGCCGCCGTCGCGGATGTTCCTGACCTGTGGTTGGTCGACGAGCCCGGCTTCGATTCTGCCGCGCAGGTGCGCGCCGCGTACGTGGCCCGACTGCGGGCGCGGCTGGCTGCCGAGGCCGACTGGTTGCCGGCGCTCGCGGCCTGCGCCGCCCGGGCGCCCGTCCCGGATAAGACCGCCGTGCCCACCCGCGCGCGCCCGGCCTGGCTGAGGGGGCGTCGCCGGTGA